The Terriglobales bacterium nucleotide sequence GCTGACGATCTCGTCCAGCATCTGCTCGGCGTCCTGGCTGGAGATGGCGGTCTTGGAGACGTTGTTGAGGAAGGCCAGGTAGCGGGCCCGGCGCTGCTCTTCGGCGAACAGAACCGCGTTCTCCATGGCCACTGCCAGTTGTCCCGCCGCCGTCTGCATGACTTCCAGGTCGCGCGGCCCGTAGACGTACTCGCGGTCATAGTTGAGCGCGGCCATCGCCCCCACCGGCCGCCCCGACATCACGATGGGCACCCCGCAGAAGCACTTCGCCGGCGTGCCCGTGGGGCGCACGCCCAGCTGCTCGCGGAACTCCTGCATGTTGGCCTGCACCAGCACCGGCTGCCCGCTGCGCACGATGTGCTCGGTCACGCCGTTGGTGGCCGGACGCGTCCGCTTGGGCACCACTTCCCCGCGCTCCACTTCCAGCTCGAAGCGCACTTCGTCGTCGTCCAGGAAGGCGACGTAGAAGGTCTCGGTGTCGAAGAGCTGCCCCAGTTCCTTGTAGATGGTCTGCAGCACGCCGTCCGGATCCAGGCGCGAACTGACCACCTGCCCGATCTGCGTGAGCAACGCGTACTCCTTGGTGCGACGCTGGGCCTCGTGCATGAGCACGTAGTTTTCCAGGGTCAGTGAGATCTGCGCCGCCAGGGTCCGCAGCAGGCGCACCCGCGCCCGGCTCAGGCTGCGATTGGCGACCGCCAGCAGGCCGAAGTCATGCTCGGCGGTGCTCAGTGCCGCCATGGTCAGGCGCTCGACGTTCTGCTCGCGGAGATGGGCGCAGAGCAGCTCCGCCTGCGGCCGCGGCACCCCGGGCAGCGTCTCCGGCGTCAGCTTGCGGAAGCCGGCCACGCCTCCCTGCTGCTGCAGGGACTGCCGCAGCGGGTCGCCCTCCGTCGCGCCCGCCAGCTCGTGCAGCAGCGCCGGTGTCAGCCTTCGCTGCACCCCCGGCAGCACGTTCTGCCAGCGGTCGCCGATGCACAGCATCCCTTGCTCCGCTCCCAGCAGGCTGAGGGTGGTTTCCAGGAGCCGTTCCAGGCTGGGGGCGAGATCTTCCGGGGTGAGGAGCTGGGTGGAATCCACCTCCAGCTTGGAGAGCGCCAGCAGGCACTCCTGGATGCGGAAGTAGCGCTCCCGTGCCTGCCGCTGCAGGTAGAAGAAGACCAGGGCGACACCCAGGCCTACCGCACCCGATGCGATGATGATCGCGGCCAGGACGCCGTCCATCCCTCTCCTTAGACTAAGCGGGTTCTCGCTGGAGCCGGCCCGGGCGCGATGGGGAGATCTCCTGTGGAAACCGCCCGGGGGATTGGGAGGTAAATATAGGACTTCCCGGCAGTTACGTCAATCCGCGCTGAGCCCGCAGGGCACCAGAATCCAGCCCGGCACGTAAGTGCCGGGTGGACGGCTGCGCCGATCCGCGCGCGACCGACCCGCGAGCGCTGGCGAGCCGCGAAGGAGCGCGCCTCCCTCTCTGGTAACATGAATTGCCTGCTCCTCCCGGACCGATCCCCATGACCGCCGGCAGCGCCATCCGCGTCCGCTTTGCTCCCTCGCCCACCGGCTTTCTGCACGTGGGCAGCGCGCGCACCTTCATCTTCAACTGGCTCTTCGCCCGCCACACCGGCGGCACCATGATCCTGCGCCTCGACGACACCGACGTGGAGCGCAATACCGGCGAGAGCGTGGAGTCCATCTTCGACGGCCTGCGCTGGCTCGCCCTCGACTGGCAGGAGGAATACAAGCAGTCCGAGCGCCTGGCCCTGCACCGCCAGATGGCGCAGGCCATCTTCGAGAAGGGCATGGCCTACCGCGACTTCATCCCCGGGGCCGCGGGCGAGCGCGACCGCTCGGAAGGTCCGTGGCTCTTCCACCGCGAGATGCGCGAACTCGCGCGCGCGGAGAGCGACCGCCGCGCCGCCGCCGGCGAACCCTTCGCTCTGCGCTTCCGCGTTCCCCGCGAACGCGAGGAGACCATCCGCTTCACCGACGCCGTCTACGGCGAGCAGGCCAAGTCCACCAACGACATCGAGGACTTCGCCCTGCTGCGCTCGGACGGGATGCCCACCTACCACATGGCCTCCTGCGCCGACGATATTGACCTGCGCATCTCCCACATCATCCGCGGCCAGGACCACCTCTCCAACACCTTCAAGCACGTCCTCATCTTCCGCGCCGCCGGGGCCGAGCCTCCGCAGTTCGCCCACCTTCCCCTGCTGGTCGCGCCCGACGGCGCCAAGCTCTCCAAGCGCAGACACGGCCCCGTGGTCAGCGTCACCACCTACCGCGACGCCGGCTTCCTGCCCCAGGCCTTCATCAACTTCCTCTGCCTGCTGGGCTGGTCGCCCAAGGACGACCGCGAGTTCCTGCCCCTGGAGGAGATCGTCCGCGCGTTTTCGCTCGAGAACATCAACCGCGCCAACGCGGTCATCAACTTCAAGGAGCCGGCGG carries:
- a CDS encoding GAF domain-containing protein, translated to MDGVLAAIIIASGAVGLGVALVFFYLQRQARERYFRIQECLLALSKLEVDSTQLLTPEDLAPSLERLLETTLSLLGAEQGMLCIGDRWQNVLPGVQRRLTPALLHELAGATEGDPLRQSLQQQGGVAGFRKLTPETLPGVPRPQAELLCAHLREQNVERLTMAALSTAEHDFGLLAVANRSLSRARVRLLRTLAAQISLTLENYVLMHEAQRRTKEYALLTQIGQVVSSRLDPDGVLQTIYKELGQLFDTETFYVAFLDDDEVRFELEVERGEVVPKRTRPATNGVTEHIVRSGQPVLVQANMQEFREQLGVRPTGTPAKCFCGVPIVMSGRPVGAMAALNYDREYVYGPRDLEVMQTAAGQLAVAMENAVLFAEEQRRARYLAFLNNVSKTAISSQDAEQMLDEIVSEMQKNFHFEHLGIGILDYATKDIEIKAEAGTTAQALGRRIPLGVGILGRVARTGEMALVQNTGDSHLLGIIPDSRSVLCVPVTYGETLLGVLNVESTRENAFAPQEVLILRTLADLLATALHNAFVFQKMQQQSITDGLTGIKTRRFFLEALGSEWKRASRSGRPF
- the gltX gene encoding glutamate--tRNA ligase — its product is MTAGSAIRVRFAPSPTGFLHVGSARTFIFNWLFARHTGGTMILRLDDTDVERNTGESVESIFDGLRWLALDWQEEYKQSERLALHRQMAQAIFEKGMAYRDFIPGAAGERDRSEGPWLFHREMRELARAESDRRAAAGEPFALRFRVPREREETIRFTDAVYGEQAKSTNDIEDFALLRSDGMPTYHMASCADDIDLRISHIIRGQDHLSNTFKHVLIFRAAGAEPPQFAHLPLLVAPDGAKLSKRRHGPVVSVTTYRDAGFLPQAFINFLCLLGWSPKDDREFLPLEEIVRAFSLENINRANAVINFKEPAATPPEVHPEDTFDPKALWLNSQYIHALPVEELAAQLLPIVRAAGFEVEEAKMRQIAPLIRERIKLLRDVLTAADFFFVKELPAYDPALLIPQKGDAALAK